In Candidatus Polarisedimenticolia bacterium, one genomic interval encodes:
- a CDS encoding MBL fold metallo-hydrolase, protein MWFQQVVREATGCAAYLVGSTRTGECLVFDPLWDVSPYLEAAARKSSRITRVVDSHSHADHVSGARRLAESTGASLLLPRAARVSYPADWLDPGQKIRFGEVEAEVISMPGHRPEQINLLLRDLDRGPHPWCLLTADFLMVGDLARPDLAQDGREGAAILFREALPKLLALPDFVEVYPGHLAGST, encoded by the coding sequence ATGTGGTTCCAGCAGGTGGTCCGCGAGGCGACGGGGTGCGCCGCTTACCTGGTGGGGTCCACGCGCACGGGAGAGTGCCTGGTCTTCGATCCCCTGTGGGATGTCTCTCCCTATCTTGAAGCCGCGGCGCGCAAATCCTCCCGGATTACGCGAGTCGTGGATTCCCACAGCCATGCCGACCATGTCTCGGGAGCAAGGCGTCTGGCGGAATCCACCGGCGCCTCGCTCCTGCTGCCGCGCGCCGCGCGGGTTTCCTATCCCGCCGATTGGCTGGATCCCGGCCAGAAGATCCGCTTCGGAGAAGTCGAGGCCGAGGTGATTTCCATGCCCGGGCACCGCCCCGAGCAGATCAATCTCCTGCTGCGCGATCTCGACCGAGGTCCTCATCCCTGGTGCCTGCTCACCGCCGACTTCCTGATGGTGGGGGATCTCGCGCGTCCCGATCTGGCGCAGGACGGCCGTGAGGGAGCGGCGATCCTGTTCCGGGAAGCCCTTCCGAAGCTGCTCGCCCTTCCCGATTTCGTCGAGGTCTATCCGGGCCATCTGGCCGGTTCCACCTGA